Proteins from a single region of Abyssalbus ytuae:
- the rpoC gene encoding DNA-directed RNA polymerase subunit beta' has protein sequence MAKNKDKNTVQRFNKISIGLASPESVLAESRGEVLKPETINYRTHKPERDGLFCERIFGPVKDYECACGKYKRIRYKGIVCDRCGVEVTEKKVRRDRVGHINLVVPVAHIWYFRSLPNKIGYLLGLPSKKLDMIIYYERYVVIQPGNAKNAEGEPLQKLDFLTEEEYLNILESLPVENQYLEDTDPEKFVAKMGAECLIDLLARLDLDVLSYELRHKANNETSKQRKTEALKRLQVVEAFREAALNRENKPEWMIMKVIPVIPPELRPLVPLDGGRFATSDLNDLYRRVIIRNNRLKRLMEIKAPEVILRNEKRMLQESVDSLFDNTRKSSAVKTESNRPLKSLSDSLKGKQGRFRQNLLGKRVDYSARSVIVVGPEMKLYECGLPKDMAAELYKPFVIRKLIERGIVKTVKSAKKIIDKREPVVWDILENVLKGHPVLLNRAPTLHRLGIQAFQPKLIEGKAIQLHPLVCTAFNADFDGDQMAVHLPLGPEAILEAQLLMLASHNILNPANGSPITVPSQDMVLGLYYMTKGRKSTEDHPILGEGLTFYSPEEVTIAYNEKRVNLNAIIKVKTKDFNEKGELVNQLIETTVGRVLFNEVVPEKAGYINEVLTKKSLRDIIGKILKATDVPTTSDFLDKIKDMGYKFAFQGGLSFSLGDIIIPAEKHKMIEEANSQVDGIMMNYNMGLITNNERYNQVIDIWTSTNASLTELAMKRIREDQQGFNSVFMMLDSGARGSKEQIRQLTGMRGLMAKPKKSTAGGGEIIENPILSNFKEGLSILEYFISTHGARKGLADTALKTADAGYLTRRLVDVSQDVIVNTVDCGTLRGIEVEALKKNEEIVESLGERILGRVSLHDVYNPLTEEILVKSGEEITEAIVKKIEEAPIEKVEVRSPLTCEAKQGICAKCYGRNLATGKMVQRGEAVGVVAAQSIGEPGTQLTLRTFHVGGIAGNISEENKIIAKFSSKVEIEDLKIVRGENAEGNPVDIVISRTTEVKFVDEKSGITLATNNVPYGSHIFVKDGQKVNKGDAICQWDPYNAVIISEFAGKIVYENIEQGVTYQVEIDEQTGFQEKVISESRNKKLIPTLAIKDAKGVTLRSYNLPVGAHIMVDDGDKIKEGKVLVKIPRKSAKAGDITGGLPRVTELFEARNPSNPAVVSEIDGVVSFGKIKRGNREIIVESKTGDIKKYLVKLSNQILVQENDYVRAGMPLSDGSITPEDILRIKGPSAVQQYLVNEVQEVYRLQGVKINDKHFEVVVRQMMRKVEIIDSGDTTFLEQQLVHKDDFIEENDRVFGMKVIEDAGASDTLKPGQIVTPRQLRDENSILKRADKQLVIARDAVPAVATPILQGITRASLQTKSFISAASFQETTKVLNEAAVNGKVDTLEGLKENVIVGHKIPAGTGLREYDHFIVGSKEEYNEIMTRKERINF, from the coding sequence ATGGCAAAAAATAAAGATAAGAATACAGTACAGAGATTTAATAAAATCTCAATAGGGTTAGCATCTCCCGAATCTGTTTTGGCAGAGTCAAGAGGCGAAGTTTTAAAACCCGAAACAATAAATTACCGTACTCATAAACCTGAACGTGATGGCCTTTTCTGTGAACGTATTTTTGGTCCGGTAAAAGACTATGAGTGTGCCTGCGGTAAATATAAAAGAATCAGGTATAAGGGTATTGTTTGCGACCGTTGTGGGGTTGAAGTAACTGAGAAAAAAGTTCGTAGAGACAGAGTAGGACATATTAACCTCGTTGTACCGGTCGCCCATATTTGGTATTTCCGGTCATTGCCCAATAAAATAGGTTATTTATTAGGATTACCTTCTAAAAAGCTGGATATGATAATTTACTATGAAAGGTATGTAGTAATTCAGCCTGGTAATGCTAAAAATGCTGAGGGAGAACCACTTCAAAAATTAGATTTTTTAACTGAAGAAGAATATTTAAATATATTAGAAAGCCTTCCGGTTGAAAATCAGTATTTAGAAGATACGGATCCTGAAAAGTTCGTTGCTAAAATGGGAGCAGAATGTTTAATTGACCTGCTGGCAAGATTAGATTTAGATGTGCTTTCATATGAACTTAGGCATAAAGCAAATAATGAAACTTCAAAACAACGTAAAACTGAAGCTCTAAAACGTTTACAGGTAGTCGAAGCTTTCCGTGAAGCAGCTTTAAACAGGGAAAATAAACCGGAATGGATGATCATGAAGGTCATTCCTGTTATTCCACCGGAATTAAGGCCTCTTGTTCCCCTTGACGGCGGGCGTTTTGCAACTTCAGATTTAAATGATTTATATAGAAGGGTCATAATAAGAAACAACCGTCTTAAGAGATTGATGGAAATTAAAGCTCCTGAGGTAATTCTGAGAAATGAGAAGCGTATGCTTCAGGAATCGGTTGATTCGTTATTTGATAATACCCGTAAATCTTCTGCGGTTAAAACAGAATCAAACAGGCCGTTAAAATCATTATCAGATTCATTAAAAGGAAAACAAGGCCGTTTCCGTCAAAACTTACTAGGTAAACGTGTTGATTATTCTGCACGTTCGGTAATTGTTGTTGGTCCTGAAATGAAACTTTATGAATGCGGACTTCCAAAAGATATGGCAGCCGAGCTTTACAAACCTTTTGTTATTAGAAAATTAATAGAAAGAGGTATTGTAAAAACAGTTAAATCTGCTAAAAAAATTATTGATAAAAGAGAGCCGGTAGTATGGGATATTCTTGAAAATGTACTTAAAGGACATCCGGTACTGCTCAACCGTGCTCCCACACTTCACCGTTTAGGTATTCAGGCATTTCAACCTAAATTAATTGAGGGAAAAGCAATTCAGTTACACCCCTTGGTATGTACAGCCTTTAATGCCGATTTTGATGGTGACCAGATGGCAGTTCACTTACCGCTTGGACCGGAAGCTATATTAGAGGCACAATTATTAATGTTGGCTTCTCATAACATATTGAACCCTGCAAACGGGTCGCCTATTACCGTACCTTCCCAGGACATGGTTTTAGGACTTTATTATATGACAAAAGGTAGAAAGTCGACTGAAGACCATCCTATATTAGGTGAAGGGTTAACATTCTATTCTCCTGAAGAAGTTACCATAGCTTACAATGAGAAGAGAGTTAATCTTAACGCTATCATTAAAGTAAAAACCAAAGATTTCAACGAAAAAGGAGAATTAGTTAACCAGTTAATAGAAACTACGGTTGGTAGAGTACTTTTCAATGAAGTTGTACCCGAAAAGGCAGGATATATTAATGAAGTGTTGACCAAAAAATCACTTCGTGATATTATTGGAAAAATACTTAAAGCCACTGATGTTCCTACTACATCCGATTTCCTTGATAAAATCAAGGATATGGGATATAAATTTGCATTCCAGGGAGGTTTGTCTTTCAGTCTGGGAGATATTATTATTCCTGCTGAAAAGCACAAAATGATTGAAGAAGCCAATAGCCAGGTAGATGGGATTATGATGAATTATAACATGGGGCTTATCACTAATAATGAAAGATACAACCAGGTTATTGATATATGGACCTCCACTAATGCCAGCTTAACAGAATTGGCAATGAAGCGTATCAGGGAAGATCAGCAAGGATTTAACTCGGTTTTCATGATGCTTGATTCCGGGGCGAGGGGTTCTAAAGAGCAAATACGTCAGCTTACCGGTATGCGTGGTTTAATGGCAAAACCAAAAAAATCAACAGCCGGTGGAGGTGAAATTATTGAAAACCCTATTCTTTCAAACTTTAAAGAAGGTTTATCAATCTTGGAATACTTTATTTCAACTCACGGTGCTCGTAAAGGTCTTGCGGATACCGCTCTTAAAACTGCTGATGCAGGGTACTTAACCCGTCGTTTGGTAGATGTTTCACAAGATGTTATTGTAAATACTGTTGATTGTGGTACTTTAAGAGGTATAGAAGTTGAAGCATTAAAGAAAAATGAAGAAATAGTTGAATCTTTAGGAGAAAGAATTCTGGGACGTGTTTCTTTACATGATGTGTACAATCCTTTAACCGAAGAAATACTGGTTAAATCAGGTGAAGAGATTACAGAAGCTATTGTTAAGAAAATAGAAGAAGCTCCTATTGAGAAAGTTGAAGTACGTTCGCCATTAACATGTGAAGCTAAACAAGGTATTTGTGCTAAGTGTTACGGACGAAACCTTGCAACCGGTAAAATGGTACAAAGAGGTGAAGCAGTAGGTGTTGTTGCTGCCCAGTCTATTGGAGAGCCCGGTACTCAGCTTACATTACGTACTTTCCACGTGGGAGGTATTGCAGGTAATATTTCGGAAGAAAATAAAATCATCGCGAAGTTTAGCAGTAAAGTAGAAATTGAAGACCTTAAAATAGTAAGAGGAGAAAATGCTGAAGGAAACCCCGTAGATATAGTTATTTCAAGAACTACCGAAGTTAAGTTTGTAGATGAGAAATCAGGTATTACTTTAGCAACTAATAATGTTCCTTACGGTTCACATATTTTTGTTAAAGATGGCCAAAAAGTTAATAAAGGTGATGCTATTTGTCAATGGGATCCTTATAATGCGGTAATTATATCTGAGTTTGCAGGTAAAATTGTTTATGAAAATATTGAGCAGGGTGTTACTTACCAGGTTGAGATAGATGAACAAACAGGTTTCCAGGAAAAAGTTATTTCTGAATCACGAAACAAAAAGCTTATTCCTACTTTGGCAATTAAAGATGCAAAAGGGGTAACCTTACGTTCATATAACTTACCTGTTGGTGCACACATAATGGTAGATGATGGTGATAAGATTAAAGAAGGGAAAGTACTTGTAAAAATACCTCGTAAATCGGCAAAAGCCGGAGATATTACCGGAGGTTTACCACGGGTAACAGAATTGTTTGAAGCCCGTAACCCATCTAACCCTGCAGTAGTTTCAGAAATTGACGGTGTAGTATCCTTTGGTAAAATTAAAAGAGGTAACCGCGAAATTATTGTAGAGTCTAAAACAGGAGATATTAAGAAATACCTCGTAAAACTGTCTAATCAAATTCTTGTCCAGGAAAATGACTATGTAAGGGCAGGTATGCCATTGTCTGATGGTTCTATAACACCTGAAGATATTCTTAGAATTAAGGGGCCTTCAGCGGTACAGCAATACCTCGTTAATGAAGTTCAGGAAGTATACCGTTTACAGGGGGTGAAAATTAACGATAAGCATTTTGAAGTAGTAGTTAGGCAAATGATGAGAAAAGTAGAAATTATCGATTCCGGTGATACTACTTTCTTAGAGCAACAATTAGTTCATAAAGATGATTTCATTGAAGAAAATGACAGGGTTTTTGGAATGAAAGTTATTGAAGATGCTGGTGCTTCAGACACCTTGAAACCAGGACAAATTGTTACGCCTCGCCAATTAAGGGATGAAAATTCAATTCTTAAAAGAGCCGATAAGCAACTTGTAATAGCAAGAGATGCGGTTCCGGCGGTGGCAACTCCTATACTTCAAGGTATTACCAGGGCTTCATTGCAGACCAAATCATTTATCTCGGCAGCATCATTCCAGGAAACAACAAAAGTTCTTAATGAAGCAGCTGTAAATGGTAAGGTTGATACTCTGGAAGGATTAAAAGAAAATGTTATTGTTGGACATAAAATTCCTGCTGGTACAGGTTTAAGAGAATATGATCATTTTATTGTGGGCTCAAAAGAGGAATACAATGAAATCATGACTCGTAAAGAAAGGATTAATTTTTAA
- a CDS encoding DUF3467 domain-containing protein, producing the protein MNNQDDNKKKQGQINIELDEKTAEGIYSNLAIINHSVSEFVIDFISLMPGSPKAKVKSRIILTPQHAKRFLKALNDNVNRFEKNHGEIKDYDQPPIPLNFGPTGEA; encoded by the coding sequence ATGAACAATCAGGACGATAATAAAAAGAAGCAAGGGCAAATTAATATAGAATTGGATGAAAAAACTGCTGAGGGAATTTACTCCAATCTGGCTATTATCAATCATTCAGTTTCAGAATTTGTAATTGATTTTATCAGTTTAATGCCGGGATCACCAAAGGCTAAAGTAAAGAGCCGGATTATTTTAACACCGCAACATGCCAAAAGATTCCTGAAAGCTTTAAACGATAATGTAAATCGTTTTGAGAAAAATCATGGTGAAATTAAAGATTATGACCAACCTCCTATACCACTTAATTTTGGTCCTACAGGAGAAGCATAA